The Acipenser ruthenus chromosome 26, fAciRut3.2 maternal haplotype, whole genome shotgun sequence genomic sequence AACCGGGTGTTAATGTACTACTATGCCTCGGTAGAGGGGTTAGAAAAATTCTTATTCCCATAAGCGACCACGGTACAAAACCCTCCTATAAAAACGGATACTTGGGAATAGTAGTCTTTGACCACATTTAAAGCCCGTGCCCTTTAGTGACGCATGAGGACTACAAGGCATGGCGGCTTCTGTTGGAGACCATGTGTTGTAAAACCTAAAATGGGGGCGAAACGGGTCCTTACTTTGTCATGTTTTACTGTAAGTTAAATACACAATAACGGAAACTCTAttaaaaacattgtaaagtttatAATGTTGTTGCACAGCACACTACAAGTTTATATTTGAGAGTAGTATTTCCGTGGTTTTAGTTGAGACTGAACAGATAAGGCGTTTGTAGGATTTAAATAATCTAATGTATATGCTGCTGTGTTTAGGAACACATTATTTCTAGTGTATATTGAATTTGAACTAAACGTTTACGGTCACCAGCCCACATAGTGATTTTAATTTAACTTGTGCTATTGGTCGTGGTAAATTAAGTAAATACGAAAAGCCAATGGTCTTCTGTTTACAAATGTCTTTCCTATCCGTTTACTACTTTCATAGTGtagttctatctatctatctatatctatctatctaaaatatagttttattttctcTAGAAAGCAATAAGTCGGTAGCTCTCCTGACTCGTAATTAATTGATTGCAGTTGCCAATAGCTGTAAGCAGAAAGCATGTAGCATTTAAACACTCCATGCCTTCAAAGGGAGTTTTATTTCAGGGGCATGAAATGGCAGGTTCTCTGAGTCGGTGACAGGCTGGGCTGTCTTTTGAATTGTGTGCGACACCCAGTTTTGCAGcactaattattattgtttttgtttttacaggcaTGTATATGCCACACTTCCAATTGTGATAACGTTATGTAGCGATTTATTTTACCTAGTTCTTGAGCGTATCAGAATCTAGGTTATCGCAACTTTTAGTCTCCACCAACCCCTTGGCTCAGAACAGTGTGGGAGATGGAGACCTGAATTCTCATTCCATTTTAGCAGTGAAGAGCTGTTGCAGGCTGGAAAAGGCACAGGTAATCTGACCCCTTTTGCAGTCATATGATGATCCTGCAGAGATGGTTCTCTGAACAGAAGCGCTTCTACCCCAGAGGAAACATTGATGGCTCTAAAATATCTAGGAAGCTTCCTATAATAGAACCCATTGGCTGGCAGCCTGTCTCCCCCTGCTCCTTCATAGCACAACCTGTGGTGCTGCTCGTGTGTAAACTACTCTGCAGTGTGCAACAGCTTGTTGTATTGAAGTGGAGCAGTATTCATCTCCCTACTCTAATTTATAAGAGTGCCTTTACTAATGGTGTTCTGCATTAGCTGAATGTAAGCTGCAGCAGGTTCTTTAGAACTCTTCCATAGTGTGTGCCTTGTACTGGAACAGGTAATGAAACCGGATAAATCAAGTTCCAGGTATAGTGCATTGTGTCTTGCCTTCAGTGCTGCACTTATTCCTTAACTAACTTGAGGAATAATTATTCCTTACTCCCTTTTCTTGGAGCTGCAGCAATGCCAGCTAAGGATTTACTTGGTACCCATGAATGTTAGCTTTGAACTGTATTGAAGACTGATTGAGACAATTCTTAATGAACATTCACATGACCGCTGTGTTGCATTTTGACACaatatttaaccaatcagagttgAAGGGGCAGGTTTTtggtgttaagcacttcgagaggttaaaatgactgctaaaaaaattttcaaagcaaaaatagtgataAAATGCAGGGTTTTCTAAATAAGCCGGTGATCGGTGCAGTCCAccacctaatactatatttgcaccggctactttattaaagaTTATTTGAGTTATCATTGTCCATTTTTGTCATTGTACTGTAAGTTGATATAGTACGTAATAGCAATACATATTCACATAAAAGCCTATTCCTTTTATTGTGATATTGTAAAAAATGTTCCCAGGTGCTTGTgaggggttcatgtatagaggctgtgcgcctttaagaagaaaggtgaTACTGTCCGCTGATACACATCAGTGctgaggtgctggattattacactcggGTTTCATGCAAGTTacggtgaccaaacgtgtgcgagtactgttgtgtaaatggttaaaatgaacagttgcattcaaaaaatgtagaacaacGAAAAACAAAgatgtgcattaacaaaatgccctgtaaacttaaataaaacaatttaaatgaagcaataagctccaTAATTAAGctaaaggaagtgaaaaggttagtttatttttttgtgaactccaaaaAACCTGTGTTCTTTCCCCAGTCAAGtcatagagtgcctaaataagcatggtaatttaccataaACAGTAATGAAAATGTGGAACATAGAGCAACCAGAGATGGTCATCGTAAGACAAcacattaacatttgttgtattatatatttaaggtaaagcAAGTTTATTCAGTTTtgaaagtgctcccggctataatgttctgccgtccggctatacagaattcctggggagaaccctgttaaTGCTACAGTAGCATAATGCTGCGTAGTACAAAACCATACCAaatttttgctgtattcagaataaaacacATCGTATAGCAACTTAAATATTCTACGTCTctaattctaacaaataaaatCTGAATAGTGCATATATTATAACCTGGCCAGATCAATAGAAAATACAATAGTTTAACACTTCTGCCAATTACAGCTAGCCGTATGATTAAGTACTGACATCAGATgaagtcaagttactttgttcAATGTGTACATAAGGAGTATACCTTGTTGTGCTTTTAATGGTCAGTGTGAATGTTGACGTTCCACCATTCATTCACGGAAAGTCAACAGTAGAATTGAACTGCAGTCCAGTGATAAATAACTCCTTTCCAAGTATCTTGCATTTTCTTTGCGTTCTGCTTGGCATTTGTCCTTTTTATATTCATTATAAAGTGTGCATTTTAATTTCTATGTTACCCAATTTTGGAATCCTCCTTTTAGCCCTTGCTATAATAActtatttcagtttacaaaatgtAGTTTGCTGGTGCAGTGCTCCCAGAAATTGTTTCGCTGCCTAGCAACCGGgcagaagctgctgtgtgaaATCATTACAGGGGCACTCAAGCAGGGATCTGTTCACATTGACTGAATACAAGGCAACAAAATTTGGCAATTTTCAAATAAATACGTTTTGTAGAATTGTGCTATTGGGAGCATTGTATAATTAAGGTCCTTGCGTTTTTAATTTACACATAGTTTGCTTCTACTAGAAGTCAAACAGTGTGCATTAGGTTACACTGATCAATCCCTAATACTAACTTAATTGTAAAGCCTTTTTAAATGGGGTTAAACATGCAGTGTACAATTACAAAAACGACTAGCTAATGCCTGCGTTATACTCTAAGAAACTGAATCCTCATCTGGCAGTCCTGTAACCTTAAAATTGGCAAAAGCTTGATCGATACTCCTTGTTCTGCAGACAAGTCTTTTGGCTTTGCCATTGGAACTGCTGTCTAATTTCAGGGCTCTCTGCTCCTGTGGCAGGTGTGCCTGACTGCTGAAGTGTACTTCATACTGTAACCCACTGGCAGCAAGAGGAAACGGCAGTCCAGCACACTCTTGAGAGTGGGGAAGGAAGGCATGTTTTGGGGTGGGGTTAGATCTCCTTTTAAACCTGTGACCTTTCCAACCTCCACCCAGCAGGGCTAGATTTTAAGGGATTTTTTTTCTGATTGTCCCACGACCAAGTGCAAGGCAGATCACTGGTTGTcgacaaagaaaaaaacagattgtCTGCAACACAAATGCATGTGTTTGTATGTAAACACTTAATATGCAAATGTACAGTAGTGTACTACAGTATATAGTGCTTTGCATGTTTCAAAAGACAAGCATGGCAAATAGCTTGCATAACTCAAGGTGACATTCACCTTGAAATAGGGATGGGCTGATTTTATCTTATAAATACGGGTTTAAGCTTGGCacttttacagattgtattattCATATTGAATATCTGTTCAACATTTCAAATGTGAAACACAGCATTTACCATGAGAATCTAGTCTTCTAAAAATAAGACCAGCTTTATTTTGAATTTAGTACATAATGTTCATCAAACAACCAAACGTAACTATTCTGAATAATTTCCCAAAAACCTAGCTTGTAGGCTATTTGCTATAATCTATGTATGCAGGCCTAGTTATTTACAACCGGTAGGCCGACCTGATGCAAAGGTCCAAGGACCTCGGGTGAACTGCGTGAAAAGACTTGGAAAGCTCCAAGCATACAAACAGTGGTTATGCATAAACAGAAAATCTATTATACAGCGTTAACATGTCAGTTTGCAACAACAAAGAGGAGGCGCCACACCCACAACACTGCTCTGAGCGTGCACGTTTGCTTGATTTGAAGGGGAGATAGAGTCTGGGGTGGCAGTTTGTATATAGTGTGGGTTGGAGATGAGAATTCTGACCCTCCCCAGGTTGAACTTTTAAAGTATAACATTGCTGATTTGAGACATTATCGGTGGTAATGACCGTGAAAcgcacattgttttattatttcctgGCGTCAATTCCTCCCATCTGTGCAACCCTAATTTCAACCTTGGGTTTGCGTTGCACGTCGTCCGCCTGGAAAAATGAATAAAGCAACGACTTGtacagtaaatattattattcatgTCTCCTTGACTTGAATTTCAGGGAAGCCAGATGTAAAACATGCCGAGCTATTGCAATTAATCCCATAGCGACCAAATGAAACTCCGACTTGGATGCACAGTCACCTGCAGGATGTCCATATACATCCCATAATAGTACTACTCTGCTGACAAACTGCAAGTGTTGGCTTTCATTAGAAAAgactttgttaaaatattaatcGCTTGTCCTACGGACCATTGAATACATTGGATGCACTTGACTGTCCAAATTTGACTGTCCTAGACAAACGGACTAACCTTAATTGAACCCTGCCCAGGTTTCCGGAAAGGGAGTCTATTGTTTTTGCAGCACCTGACTATCTGTCACTGTCCATTTACATGTGTCTGTGCACTCTGGCCCAGTCTGTAATGCATACCCACTTGTTGCGAGTGATGCAGCCTaacattgttttttctttcttctcaGCGTTGAAATTGGTGAAAGTGTGCGAGGGGAAGATGTCTATATTGTTCAGAGTGGCTGTGGTGAAATAAATGACAATTTGATGGAGCTTCTCATCATGATCAATGCATGCAAAATCGCTTCTGCCTCCCGTGTGACCGCAGTCATCCCCTGCTTCCCATACGCCCGCCAGGACAAAAAGGACAAGGTGGGGGTGAGGGTTTGTGTCTTTTATCCCTTATTCCCTGCGCTAGTAGCTAATAAAATGCCAGGGAGAGGCTGTGATTGACTAAAACCCTCTCAATATGCATGTTGGGTCTAAAAGGCCAACAATACTATTTGTGACATTTTCCCAGATCATCCTTTTTTAAATTGGTTTATCTTAGCAGAAGTATCAGCAGTTGAAAATAAACCTTTTAAGCCTACCAATTGGCTATTTATTTCCCCCTAGTCGGCTCTGTTCTCTTTCTCTGCCCAGTGGTCTTTTATTTGCTACGTGTCAATTAAACTTCCTTGTACCAAATCTGGGCTAGGTCTTGATGGCTAAACGTTATAAAATGTTTGTCTTCACAGAGTCGAGCTCCCATCTCTGCCAAGCTGGTTGCTAACATGCTGTCTGTGTCTGGAGCAGATCATATCATCACTATGGACTTGCATGCCTCCCAGATCCAGGTAAGGGCTAGATAAGGAGGGTGTTGGTAAGGCTAAAGCCAGGAAGATATTCCTGTGAAATTAAATTTAGAAGGAATCGAACAAGGAAAAAGCAATTTTAAACTACCCTTTCTAAAATCCAGACAATCTGCTGACTTGCATTAAGTTTTAATTTCACCTTGGTTTACCAGGTATTTGATTATACATAGAAGTGCTGTGGTCTGTGTAAGAAGGTTCCTGACTTCAATTTGACCCCGTCCTCTCCAGGGTTTCTTTGATATCCCAGTGGATAACCTCTATGCAGAACCAGCAGTGTTGAAATGGATCAAAGAAAACATTCCAGAGTGGAAGAACTGTACCATTGTATCTCCAGACGCTGGGGGTGCCAAGAGGTAAGGATGCAGTGATTTAAGTCTTTGTCCCCCTCCGTGGACACTGCAATGGAGCAGTAATGGGTTGGTCGACCTTTTAGCTTAAAATGTGTCTAGGAATAGAAGGGTTTAAAGTGGTCATTCAGgtgctctgtttatttacttgtgCACCGTTTCTTGCAGGGTCACTTCCATTGCTGATCGTCTAAATGTAGACTTTGCTCTGATTCACAAAGAAAGGAAGAAGGCCAATGAGGTGGACCGCATGGTTCTAGTCGGTGATGTGAAGGACCGGGTTGCTATCTTGGTTGATGACATGGCTGACACCTGTGGGACCATCTGTCACGCTGCTGACAAGTGAGTTGTCACCTTGGTCCATCTGCACAGTAACGGAGATCCAAATCCTACGTCGTGGTGGATGTTGGAATTGttgcagcaattaaaaaaataaataatgaattcatACGAACTATGGCATGTGGTAGACTAGTAGCTGCATGGTGTGATTTAGTtaagtgtatttttttgttttgttgcaggaCTTAAGTAAATTGGGAGTTTGTGTTTCTGCTCAATGCACATACATCAGCtaacatggtttttttttttttttgtaatttatttttctctCAAGGCTTTTGTCTGCAGGTGCCACGAAGGTCTATGCAATCCTGACTCATGGCATCTTCTCTGGCCCAGCCATCTCTCGCATTAACAATGCCTGCTTTGAGGCGGTTGTTGTCACAAACACCATCCCACAGGAGGACAAGATGAAGCACTGTCCTAAAATACAGGTGAGGACACTTGCAGTAGTAGAGGCAGTGTATATGCTGCAAACTAAATTTGTGGGTGACATTTCTAATTTGTTGTGGTGCAATATTACATTTAGGGACTTGTATTAGAAGCTGGGGTATACCAACTGCTTATTCAGCTTGGGTGAAATGTTGTATGGATGTTTACTAACTGTTATACAGGCACATACTGTAGATTAAGCTTATGATGCCGGTggttctaattttgtatttacaattgTGGCTGGGATGCAAGTTAACATGCCTGTTAAGTTTTCTAACGTACCAATCTGTTTCCTGTGCTTGCAGGTTATAGATATATCCATGATTCTGGCAGAAGCAATCCGCAGGACACACAACGGCGAGTCCGTCTCCTACCTGTTCAGCCATGTCCCTTTGTAACGCCACAGAGCCCTGGTGCTTCAGTGCAGCCAGTTCTACCAAAAAGGGAAACGATTCTCCTTGCAGTGCCTGCAATGCAAATCCCTGAAAACCCAAACAAGACTGCTATGGGGTTGATGTCAGCTGGCCTGTCCCACTTCCCTGATTCCGTGTTTTTGGCCCCACCCCCTTTACTTTACAGTTATAGTGTTCTTCATTGGTACTGCTTGTCTAGTCAGTCATGTGAGCTGTGCAGCTTTCCTTTTTATAGAAGCAATAAATTGATGTCTTTTGAACTTGGGCACACTATTGCAATCAAGATGATGGAAGTGTGCAGTTTCTGTGGATCAAGAGCGAGGACGAATACAATTTCTAGAGCTTGCCTTAAGCTGTTGTCAACCTGCTCCTGTTTTCTCCCTTTTGATTTGAACCAAATGTTTTAAATTCTTCTGTTAAATTTCATATGAAGAAAGAGGAGAGGTTGGGGGCTTGCTATTTAGTGCAAGGTGATATGCTTTCTATAGTTGACTGAACATGAAGTGATTTAATGCCACCAGGTGGCAGCAACACCAAAATGTTTACGCCTTAATGTTCATTTAAGTGCATGAAATATCAAATCCTCAATATATAAATGGCTTGGTGATGCACCAATTCCCCATGGGTGAAGATGCCCAATGCAAATAGCTACATATTGCTTCAAACTCTAATATTGTGTACTATTACTCCTACTGTCTTTTACTGTTTGTGTAGTTTTACATGTTGGATTAATTTTGTAGTCTCTTTAGAAACTGTTACAGTGGAGGGGCATGAGAATTTTATTTAGCCCTTGCACATTGACCTTAATGTGATAAATGAAGTACTAGTTCCAGTGATGTGTCCCAACTCCACCAGTGTGAGAAACTGAGCTCCTTGATGTGTCTCATACCAAAGGTGCATTTGGAATGTACTGTTTTTTAATGGAACATTAAAGTCATCAGTGTTCACAAAACTTGTATTAAGTTTGTGTTTTTACTCGTGCTGTCTGGGTTGCAGTGAATTATTTGAAATGATGCATCGGTTCATAATATTGTACAATCAGTCAATTGTGAGCATGTGCACTGTTTTGTTACCATCGACACTGCTTTCTTGAGTTTCaactagagcccctttcacactggctctTATACCTGGGTCACAgccccgcgtagtgtgaaaccacgtacctgggtcccagcgacccacctccgCATGTGGGTTAACGTGCTTTAACCCAGGTTGatcaagacaaaatgcatgacggccgatGAAATGACAACcagccacgcctgtgtgaaggtttcacatCCGTAAGGAACGTTTTTATTTGAGATGCACCACAAGCCAGATTGCAGCTGGGATTAAACTTTTGCTCCAGTCAACATCtgagttcaatccagagaagcttggctGGAAGCATCTGTAACACGCTGCTTCCGGGACATTGATATGCGTGTTTGTCTGTCAGTCATGCTTTATCAAAAGCTGTGTGAAATTCCACAGCCGACCTACGTGAGACCGGATCCTGAGCccggtagagcatgccagtgtgaatggGGCTTGTGAAGTGTATGGTagggtgtggtttttgttttttttttgtgacggTGCAAATGTACGTAAAGTACTTATATTTGGGTTCGTTTTATAGCACTACACAAACGAAAGGTAGAGGAATTAAAAACAACCAAGATTGCTTTCCAAAAGTAGTCTGCTTTGCCAGAAGCCTCTTAAGCAACGTTGCTATccagtttaacaaaaaacaagaatagaacactaaaaaaacaactgttttgtTGCCGAATATTAAATGTGTTACTTGGTTTGAATTGTTTAATGGTTTATTTTTGTGCTTTTACTGGCACCAAAATAAGAGACATTTTTGGAGGCGTTATCCATAATCCAATGTCCTTTAATTGATGTAATGGTGTTCAATGTTGGTAgctatacagtatattatcaaTGGCTGTGTATTACTTCTGTTTTAGTGATTTTCTTTTATTAAGGACATCAAGGCATtgataattaaaacataaaacaatctgAACTGTTAACACAGCATAGCAGCGCAAAACAAATGGCATCAAATTATGGAATCTGCAACAGTCGTGTATTCCAGTTTTCATTTCTGAAGTAGGTGGGTGAAATTTGAACCGTCAGTTTTTGATGGGAAGGGCAAAAG encodes the following:
- the LOC117430780 gene encoding ribose-phosphate pyrophosphokinase 1 isoform X1 codes for the protein MPNIKIFSGSSHQDLSQKIADRLGLELGKVVTKKFSNQETCVEIGESVRGEDVYIVQSGCGEINDNLMELLIMINACKIASASRVTAVIPCFPYARQDKKDKVGVRSRAPISAKLVANMLSVSGADHIITMDLHASQIQGFFDIPVDNLYAEPAVLKWIKENIPEWKNCTIVSPDAGGAKRVTSIADRLNVDFALIHKERKKANEVDRMVLVGDVKDRVAILVDDMADTCGTICHAADKLLSAGATKVYAILTHGIFSGPAISRINNACFEAVVVTNTIPQEDKMKHCPKIQVIDISMILAEAIRRTHNGESVSYLFSHVPL
- the LOC117430780 gene encoding ribose-phosphate pyrophosphokinase 1 isoform X2, which translates into the protein MPNIKIFSGSSHQDLSQKIADRLGLELGKVVTKKFSNQETCVEIGESVRGEDVYIVQSGCGEINDNLMELLIMINACKIASASRVTAVIPCFPYARQDKKDKVGSRAPISAKLVANMLSVSGADHIITMDLHASQIQGFFDIPVDNLYAEPAVLKWIKENIPEWKNCTIVSPDAGGAKRVTSIADRLNVDFALIHKERKKANEVDRMVLVGDVKDRVAILVDDMADTCGTICHAADKLLSAGATKVYAILTHGIFSGPAISRINNACFEAVVVTNTIPQEDKMKHCPKIQVIDISMILAEAIRRTHNGESVSYLFSHVPL
- the LOC117430780 gene encoding ribose-phosphate pyrophosphokinase 1 isoform X3, which produces MPNIKIFSGSSHQDLSQKIADRLGLELGKVVTKKFSNQETCVEIGESVRGEDVYIVQSGCGEINDNLMELLIMINACKIASASRVTAVIPCFPYARQDKKDKSRAPISAKLVANMLSVSGADHIITMDLHASQIQGFFDIPVDNLYAEPAVLKWIKENIPEWKNCTIVSPDAGGAKRVTSIADRLNVDFALIHKERKKANEVDRMVLVGDVKDRVAILVDDMADTCGTICHAADKLLSAGATKVYAILTHGIFSGPAISRINNACFEAVVVTNTIPQEDKMKHCPKIQVIDISMILAEAIRRTHNGESVSYLFSHVPL